The Streptomyces sp. NBC_00344 genome includes a window with the following:
- a CDS encoding ABC transporter ATP-binding protein produces MSTDPAVEVSGLVKRYGSKTAVDGLDLRVGAGTVTAVLGPNGAGKTTTVETCEGYRRGDAGTVRVLGLDPVADAAALRPRIGVMLQSGGVYSGARAEEMLRHTAGLHAHPLDVKALSERLGLGSCGRTPYRRLSGGQQQRLALALAVVGRPELVFLDEPTAGLDPQARRSTWDLVRELRADGVTTVLTTHFMDEAEQLADDVAIIDAGRVIAHGSPDALCRGGAENTLRFMGRPGLDLGSLLKALPDGSEAAELITGSYRITGTVDPQLLATVTSWCAQHGVLPDRISVERHTLEDVFLELTGKELRA; encoded by the coding sequence ATGAGCACAGATCCCGCCGTTGAGGTGAGCGGCCTCGTCAAGCGGTACGGCAGCAAGACCGCGGTGGACGGCCTGGACCTGAGAGTCGGGGCCGGCACCGTCACTGCGGTCCTCGGTCCGAACGGCGCGGGGAAGACCACCACCGTCGAGACCTGCGAGGGCTACCGCAGGGGCGACGCGGGGACGGTCCGGGTGCTCGGCCTCGACCCGGTGGCCGACGCGGCGGCCCTGCGACCGCGGATCGGTGTGATGCTCCAGTCGGGTGGCGTCTACTCGGGTGCGCGGGCCGAGGAGATGCTGCGCCACACAGCCGGACTGCATGCGCACCCGCTCGACGTGAAGGCGCTGTCGGAGCGCCTGGGCCTGGGCAGCTGTGGCCGTACGCCGTACCGCAGGCTGTCCGGCGGCCAGCAGCAGCGGCTGGCTCTGGCGCTGGCCGTGGTCGGGCGGCCCGAACTGGTCTTCCTGGACGAACCGACCGCCGGTCTCGATCCGCAGGCCCGCCGGTCCACCTGGGATCTCGTACGGGAGCTGCGCGCCGACGGGGTGACAACCGTGCTCACCACCCACTTCATGGACGAGGCCGAGCAACTGGCCGACGATGTCGCGATCATCGACGCCGGCCGGGTCATCGCCCACGGCAGCCCCGACGCGCTGTGCCGCGGCGGCGCCGAGAACACCCTGCGCTTCATGGGCAGGCCCGGGCTCGATCTCGGCTCCCTGCTGAAGGCGCTGCCGGACGGCAGCGAGGCCGCCGAGCTGATCACCGGCTCCTACCGGATCACCGGAACCGTCGATCCCCAGCTGCTCGCCACCGTGACCTCCTGGTGCGCCCAGCACGGCGTCCTGCCGGACCGGATCTCGGTCGAACGCCACACCCTCGAAGACGTCTTCCTGGAACTGACCGGCAAGGAGCTGCGCGCATGA
- the sufB gene encoding Fe-S cluster assembly protein SufB codes for MTLPTETAHPELEGLGTYEFGWADSDAAGAAAKRGLSEAVVRDISAKKNEPEWMLKMRLKGLRLFGKKPMPSWGSDLSGIHFDNIKYFVRSTEKQAESWEDLPEDIKNTYDKLGIPEAEKQRLVAGVAAQYESEVVYHQIREDLEEQGVLFLDTDTALKEHPELFQEYFGTVIPVGDNKFASLNSAVWSGGSFIYVPKGVHVDIPLQAYFRINTENMGQFERTLIIVDEDAYVHYVEGCTAPIYSSDSLHSAVVEIIVKKGGRCRYTTIQNWSNNVYNLVTKRAVAYEGATMEWVDGNIGSKVTMKYPAVYLMGEHAKGETLSIAFAGEGQHQDAGAKMVHMAPNTSSNIVSKSVARGGGRTSYRGLIEIGEGAEGSKSNVLCDALLVDTISRSDTYPYVDVREDDVSMGHEATVSKVSDDQLFYLMSRGMTEFEAMAMIVRGFVEPIAKELPMEYALELNRLIELQMEGSVG; via the coding sequence ATGACTCTCCCCACGGAGACTGCCCACCCCGAACTCGAGGGACTGGGTACGTACGAATTCGGCTGGGCCGACTCCGACGCGGCAGGTGCCGCGGCCAAGCGCGGCCTGTCCGAAGCTGTCGTCCGCGACATCTCGGCGAAGAAGAACGAGCCGGAGTGGATGCTGAAGATGCGGCTGAAGGGCCTGCGTCTGTTCGGCAAGAAGCCCATGCCGAGCTGGGGCTCCGATCTGTCGGGCATTCACTTCGACAACATCAAGTACTTCGTGCGGTCGACCGAGAAGCAGGCGGAGTCCTGGGAGGACCTGCCGGAGGACATCAAGAACACGTACGACAAGCTCGGTATCCCGGAGGCGGAGAAGCAGCGCCTGGTCGCCGGCGTGGCCGCCCAGTACGAGTCCGAGGTCGTATACCACCAGATCCGCGAGGACCTGGAGGAGCAGGGCGTCCTCTTCCTCGACACGGACACCGCGCTGAAGGAGCACCCGGAGCTCTTCCAGGAGTACTTCGGCACGGTCATCCCGGTCGGCGACAACAAGTTCGCGTCGCTGAACTCGGCCGTGTGGTCGGGCGGTTCGTTCATCTACGTGCCGAAGGGTGTGCACGTCGACATCCCGCTCCAGGCCTACTTCCGTATCAACACGGAGAACATGGGCCAGTTCGAGCGGACGCTGATCATCGTCGACGAGGACGCCTACGTCCATTACGTCGAGGGCTGTACCGCCCCGATCTACTCCTCCGACTCGCTGCACAGCGCGGTAGTCGAGATCATCGTGAAGAAGGGCGGCCGCTGCCGCTACACGACGATCCAGAACTGGTCCAACAACGTCTACAACCTGGTCACCAAGCGCGCGGTGGCCTACGAGGGCGCGACCATGGAGTGGGTCGACGGCAACATCGGCTCCAAGGTCACCATGAAGTACCCGGCCGTCTACCTGATGGGCGAGCACGCCAAGGGCGAGACCCTGTCGATCGCCTTCGCGGGCGAGGGCCAGCACCAGGACGCCGGTGCCAAGATGGTCCACATGGCCCCCAACACCTCCTCCAACATCGTCTCCAAGTCGGTGGCGCGAGGCGGTGGCCGCACCTCCTACCGCGGTCTGATCGAGATCGGCGAGGGCGCGGAGGGCTCCAAGTCCAACGTGCTGTGCGACGCGCTGCTCGTCGACACCATCTCCCGCTCGGACACCTACCCCTACGTGGACGTCCGTGAGGACGACGTGTCCATGGGCCATGAGGCGACCGTCTCCAAGGTCTCCGACGACCAGCTCTTCTATCTGATGAGCCGCGGTATGACGGAGTTCGAGGCGATGGCGATGATCGTTCGTGGCTTTGTCGAGCCGATTGCCAAGGAGCTCCCGATGGAGTACGCCCTGGAGCTCAACCGGCTGATCGAGCTGCAGATGGAGGGATCGGTCGGCTGA
- a CDS encoding helix-turn-helix transcriptional regulator, whose translation MKKVGEAPQEELATGERSTRNRVARSILDNGPSTVAELAGRLGLTQAAVRRHLDALVADDVIAAREQRVYGARTRGRPARVFVLTDCGRDAFDQSYDKLAADALRWIAERSGDEAVMEFARDRLAAQAETYRVAVEAAAPESRTEALAKALTSDGYAATARTAPVGEQLCQHHCPVAHVAEQFPQLCEAETEVFSRLLGTHVQRLATIAHGDGVCTTFIPKTAHQTTESASASKAGRNPA comes from the coding sequence GTGAAAAAGGTCGGCGAGGCTCCGCAGGAGGAACTCGCGACCGGTGAGCGGTCGACCCGCAACCGTGTCGCGCGCTCCATTCTGGACAACGGCCCGTCCACTGTGGCCGAGCTGGCGGGGCGCCTCGGGCTGACGCAGGCGGCTGTCCGCCGCCATCTCGACGCCCTGGTGGCCGATGACGTGATCGCCGCCCGCGAGCAGCGGGTGTACGGCGCACGGACCCGTGGCCGCCCGGCCAGGGTCTTCGTCCTCACCGACTGCGGCCGCGATGCCTTCGACCAGTCGTACGACAAACTCGCCGCCGACGCCCTGCGCTGGATCGCCGAGCGTTCCGGCGACGAGGCCGTCATGGAATTCGCCCGGGACCGGCTGGCCGCTCAGGCCGAGACCTACCGGGTGGCCGTCGAGGCCGCCGCCCCCGAGAGCCGGACCGAGGCCCTGGCCAAGGCGTTGACCTCCGACGGGTACGCTGCCACGGCGCGTACGGCGCCGGTGGGCGAGCAGCTGTGCCAGCACCACTGCCCTGTGGCACATGTGGCCGAGCAGTTCCCGCAGCTGTGCGAGGCGGAGACCGAGGTCTTCTCCCGCCTGCTGGGAACCCATGTACAGCGTCTGGCCACCATCGCCCACGGCGACGGGGTGTGCACCACGTTCATCCCGAAGACCGCACATCAGACCACCGAATCAGCATCCGCAAGCAAGGCCGGGAGGAACCCCGCATGA
- a CDS encoding heme o synthase: MTAVESRPAGVVLTPSPGGHRPFGARVKAFVALTKPRIIELLLITTVPVMFLAQQGVPDLWLVLVTTVGGYLSAGGANAFNMYIDRDIDALMDRTSLRPLVTGMVSPRECLVFASALATISTLWFGFLVNWLSAGLALGALLFYVVVYTMILKRRTSQNIVWGGIAGCMPVLIGWSAVTDSLSWAPVILFLVMFFWTPPHYWPLSMKVKDDYARVGVPMLPVIATNQVVARQIVLYSWVMVAVSLLLTPLGYTGWFYTSVALVSGGWWLWEAHGLQSRAKDGATGAKLKEMRLFHWSITYVSLLFVAVAVDPFLR; this comes from the coding sequence GTGACGGCCGTCGAGTCCCGACCCGCAGGGGTCGTCCTGACTCCCAGCCCGGGGGGCCATCGGCCGTTCGGGGCCCGCGTCAAGGCGTTTGTGGCGCTCACCAAACCGCGGATCATCGAACTGCTGCTGATCACCACAGTGCCGGTGATGTTCCTGGCGCAGCAGGGGGTACCCGACCTGTGGCTGGTCCTGGTGACAACGGTCGGCGGCTATCTCTCGGCCGGCGGTGCCAACGCGTTCAACATGTACATCGACCGTGACATCGACGCGCTGATGGACCGCACGTCGCTGCGCCCGCTGGTGACCGGGATGGTCTCGCCGCGGGAATGCCTGGTCTTCGCCTCCGCGCTCGCCACGATCTCCACCCTGTGGTTCGGATTCCTCGTCAACTGGCTGTCCGCGGGGCTCGCGCTGGGCGCACTGCTCTTCTACGTGGTCGTCTACACGATGATCCTCAAGCGCCGGACCTCGCAGAACATCGTCTGGGGCGGTATCGCCGGCTGCATGCCCGTCCTCATCGGCTGGAGCGCCGTCACGGACTCCCTGTCGTGGGCACCGGTCATCCTCTTTCTCGTGATGTTCTTCTGGACGCCGCCGCACTACTGGCCGCTGTCGATGAAGGTGAAGGACGACTACGCCCGGGTCGGCGTCCCGATGCTCCCCGTCATCGCCACCAACCAGGTCGTGGCCCGGCAGATCGTGCTCTACAGCTGGGTGATGGTCGCCGTCTCGCTGCTGCTGACGCCGCTCGGGTACACGGGGTGGTTCTACACCTCCGTCGCACTGGTGTCCGGCGGGTGGTGGCTCTGGGAGGCGCACGGTCTGCAGTCGCGCGCCAAGGACGGGGCGACCGGTGCGAAGCTGAAGGAAATGCGGCTGTTCCACTGGTCGATCACGTATGTGTCGCTGCTCTTCGTGGCGGTGGCCGTGGACCCGTTCCTGCGCTAG
- a CDS encoding COX15/CtaA family protein translates to MTPADAVRAARNPLAFIADRWTPDPRTVQRAALAAVVMAVIIVVTGGAVRLTGSGLGCPTWPKCTDRSLTATSEMGVHGAIEFSNRMLTYVLCAAVGWAIIAARSAKPWRRPLTRLGWAQFWVVMGNAVLGGIVVLVGLNPYTVAAHFLLTTALITVAVLTWQRTREGDGAPRPLVGKAVTQLAWLLVVASGALIAVGTVVSGAGRHAGDSSEVSRIPLDWEMIAQLHADLAWVVVALTVALWFVLKAVDAPVGPLHRARDLFLVLMAQGVIGYVQYFTHTPEVLVGIHMLGATLVWIGVLRVLLSLRERPGTGGAETVPAADADAALTAV, encoded by the coding sequence ATGACCCCCGCCGACGCCGTTCGAGCCGCGCGCAACCCGCTCGCCTTCATCGCCGATCGCTGGACTCCGGATCCCCGGACCGTCCAGCGGGCGGCTCTCGCCGCCGTCGTGATGGCTGTGATCATCGTCGTCACCGGCGGCGCCGTCCGGCTGACCGGGTCCGGACTGGGCTGCCCGACCTGGCCCAAGTGCACCGACCGGAGCCTCACCGCGACCAGCGAGATGGGCGTCCACGGCGCCATCGAGTTCTCCAACCGGATGCTGACGTACGTCCTGTGCGCGGCGGTCGGCTGGGCCATCATCGCGGCCCGCTCGGCGAAGCCCTGGCGGCGTCCGCTGACCCGGCTCGGCTGGGCCCAGTTCTGGGTGGTCATGGGTAACGCGGTACTGGGCGGGATCGTGGTGCTGGTCGGCCTCAACCCGTACACCGTGGCCGCGCACTTCCTGCTGACCACCGCGCTGATCACGGTCGCCGTGCTGACCTGGCAGCGCACCCGCGAGGGCGACGGAGCGCCGCGCCCCCTGGTGGGCAAGGCGGTCACGCAGCTGGCCTGGCTGCTGGTGGTCGCATCAGGCGCGCTGATCGCTGTCGGCACTGTGGTCTCGGGGGCCGGCCGGCACGCCGGGGACTCCAGCGAGGTGTCCCGCATCCCGCTCGACTGGGAGATGATCGCCCAGCTGCACGCCGACCTGGCCTGGGTGGTGGTGGCCCTCACCGTCGCGCTCTGGTTCGTGCTGAAGGCGGTGGACGCGCCCGTGGGGCCGCTCCACCGGGCCCGTGATCTCTTCCTGGTGCTGATGGCACAGGGCGTGATCGGCTACGTGCAGTACTTCACCCACACACCGGAGGTCCTCGTCGGCATTCACATGCTCGGCGCGACCCTGGTGTGGATCGGCGTCCTGCGCGTCCTTCTGTCGCTCCGTGAGCGCCCGGGGACCGGCGGCGCGGAGACCGTGCCCGCCGCGGACGCGGACGCCGCGCTCACGGCCGTTTAG
- the sufD gene encoding Fe-S cluster assembly protein SufD → MAEAQNIPAGSTTAGSIAVAAESTVATRMSAPPSYDVADFPVPHGREEEWRFTPLERLRGLHDGTAVATGSGFGIEVSAPDGVTVETVGRDDARVGRAGKPVDRVTAQAFSSFEKASVVSVPKEAVLSEPIRIAVRGAGGVAYGHQIIELGAFAEAVVVIDHTGDAVLAANVDYILGDGAKLTVISVQDWDDKAVHVAQHNALVGRDASFKSVVVTFGGDVVRLHPRVEYAGPGGEAELFGLYFTDRGQHQEHRLFVDHNAANCRSNVAYKGALQGQDAHAVWIGDVLIRAAAEGTDSYELNRNLVLTDGARVDSVPNLEIETGEIAGAGHASATGRFDDAQLFYLQSRGIPESEARRLVVRGFFAELVQQIGLPDVEERLLAKIDAELEASV, encoded by the coding sequence ATGGCTGAGGCTCAGAACATTCCGGCGGGTTCCACCACTGCCGGGTCCATCGCGGTGGCTGCCGAGTCCACCGTCGCCACTCGTATGAGCGCCCCGCCCTCCTACGACGTGGCGGACTTCCCCGTTCCGCACGGCCGCGAGGAGGAGTGGCGGTTCACCCCGCTGGAGCGCCTCAGGGGCCTGCACGACGGCACCGCCGTCGCGACCGGCAGCGGCTTCGGGATCGAGGTCTCCGCCCCCGACGGCGTGACCGTCGAGACCGTTGGCCGGGACGACGCCCGCGTCGGCCGGGCCGGCAAGCCCGTGGACCGGGTCACGGCGCAGGCGTTCTCCTCCTTCGAGAAGGCCTCGGTCGTCTCGGTGCCCAAGGAGGCTGTGCTCAGCGAGCCGATCCGGATCGCGGTGCGCGGTGCGGGCGGCGTCGCCTACGGACACCAGATCATCGAGCTCGGTGCCTTCGCCGAAGCTGTCGTGGTGATCGACCACACCGGTGACGCGGTGCTCGCGGCCAATGTGGACTACATCCTCGGCGACGGTGCCAAGCTGACCGTCATCTCGGTCCAGGACTGGGACGACAAGGCCGTCCATGTCGCTCAGCACAATGCGCTGGTGGGCCGGGACGCCTCGTTCAAGTCGGTCGTCGTCACCTTCGGCGGCGATGTCGTACGTCTTCACCCGCGAGTGGAGTACGCCGGCCCCGGTGGCGAGGCCGAGCTCTTCGGTCTGTACTTCACCGACCGCGGCCAGCACCAGGAGCACCGCCTCTTCGTCGACCACAATGCCGCCAACTGCAGGTCGAACGTGGCCTACAAGGGTGCGCTGCAGGGCCAGGACGCGCACGCGGTGTGGATCGGCGACGTGCTGATCCGGGCCGCGGCGGAGGGCACCGATTCCTACGAGCTCAACCGCAACCTCGTCCTCACGGACGGCGCGCGGGTCGACTCTGTCCCCAACCTGGAGATCGAGACCGGCGAGATCGCGGGAGCGGGCCACGCATCGGCGACGGGCCGCTTCGACGACGCGCAGCTCTTCTACCTGCAGTCCCGGGGTATCCCTGAGTCGGAGGCCCGCCGTCTGGTGGTCCGTGGCTTCTTCGCGGAACTCGTCCAGCAGATCGGTCTCCCGGACGTCGAGGAGCGCCTGCTCGCCAAGATCGACGCCGAGCTGGAGGCCTCCGTCTGA
- the tkt gene encoding transketolase: MSTKPTTTDLEWTELDQRAVDTARVLAADAVQKVGNGHPGTAMSLAPAAYTLFQKVMRHDPADPEWTGRDRFVLSAGHSSLTLYTQLYLAGFGLELDDLKAFRTWGSKTPGHPEYGHTAGVETTTGPLGQGVANAVGMAMAARYERGLFDPEAAPGTSPFDHFIFAIAGDGCLQEGISSEASSLAGHQKLGNLVLLWDDNHISIEGDTETAVSEDTIARYEAYGWHVQRVAPKENGDLDPAALHTAIQAAKAETGRPSFIAMRSIIAWPAPNAQNTEAAHGSALGDDEVAAIKNVLGFDPTKSFEVSDEVLTHTRAALDRGREAKGEWEKGLAAWRTANPERAAEFDRISAGELPDGWQDRLPRFEAGKAVATRAASGKVLQALGDVVPELWGGSADLAGSNNTTIDKNSSFLPVGNPLPGADPYGRTIHFGIREHAMAAAMNGIALHGHTRIYGGTFLVFSDYMRNAVRLSALMHAPVTYVWTHDSVGLGEDGPTHQPVEHLASLRAIPGLNVVRPADANETAIAWREILKRYTKEFGKGAPHGLALTRQGVPTYEANEDAAKGGYVLFDAEGGEAQVVLIGTGSEVQLAVEAREQLQAAGVPTRVVSMPSVEWFEEQDQGYRDSVLPPSVKARVAVEAGIALTWHRFTGDAGRIVSLEHFGASADAKVLFREFGFTAEAVVAAARESLEAAAR, encoded by the coding sequence GTGAGTACCAAGCCGACCACCACAGACCTCGAGTGGACCGAATTGGACCAGCGGGCCGTCGACACCGCCCGCGTGCTGGCCGCGGACGCCGTACAGAAGGTCGGCAACGGCCATCCCGGTACGGCCATGAGCCTGGCCCCCGCCGCGTACACCCTCTTCCAGAAGGTGATGCGGCACGACCCGGCCGACCCCGAGTGGACCGGCCGCGACCGGTTCGTCCTCTCTGCTGGCCACTCATCGCTGACCCTCTACACCCAGCTCTACCTGGCCGGCTTCGGTCTGGAGCTGGATGATCTGAAGGCATTCCGCACCTGGGGCTCCAAGACTCCGGGCCACCCGGAGTACGGCCACACCGCCGGCGTCGAGACCACCACGGGTCCGCTGGGCCAGGGGGTCGCCAACGCTGTGGGTATGGCCATGGCCGCCCGCTACGAGCGCGGTCTCTTCGACCCCGAAGCTGCCCCCGGCACCTCGCCGTTCGATCACTTCATCTTCGCGATCGCGGGCGACGGCTGCCTCCAGGAAGGCATCTCGTCCGAGGCGTCCTCGCTGGCCGGGCACCAGAAGCTCGGCAATCTCGTGCTGCTGTGGGACGACAACCACATCTCCATCGAGGGCGACACGGAGACCGCGGTCTCCGAGGACACCATCGCGCGGTACGAGGCATACGGCTGGCACGTCCAGCGGGTGGCCCCCAAGGAGAACGGCGACCTCGACCCGGCCGCTCTCCACACGGCGATCCAGGCCGCCAAGGCCGAGACCGGGCGCCCCTCCTTCATCGCGATGCGCTCGATCATCGCCTGGCCCGCCCCGAACGCCCAGAACACCGAGGCCGCTCACGGCTCGGCGCTCGGCGACGACGAAGTCGCCGCGATCAAGAACGTTCTCGGCTTCGACCCCACGAAGTCCTTCGAGGTTTCCGACGAGGTTCTGACCCACACCCGGGCAGCCCTCGACCGCGGCCGGGAGGCCAAGGGCGAGTGGGAGAAGGGCCTGGCCGCCTGGCGCACCGCCAACCCGGAGCGCGCCGCCGAGTTCGACCGGATCAGCGCGGGCGAACTGCCCGATGGCTGGCAGGACAGGCTCCCCCGGTTCGAGGCCGGCAAGGCGGTCGCCACGCGTGCCGCCTCCGGCAAGGTGCTCCAGGCTCTGGGCGATGTCGTTCCCGAGCTGTGGGGCGGCTCCGCCGACCTCGCGGGCTCGAACAACACCACCATCGACAAGAACTCCTCGTTCCTGCCGGTGGGCAACCCGCTGCCCGGTGCGGACCCGTACGGCCGGACGATTCACTTCGGTATCCGCGAGCACGCCATGGCCGCGGCCATGAACGGCATCGCGCTGCACGGCCACACCCGGATCTACGGCGGCACCTTCCTGGTGTTCTCCGACTACATGCGTAACGCGGTCCGGCTCTCCGCACTGATGCACGCGCCGGTCACCTACGTGTGGACGCACGACTCGGTCGGCCTCGGCGAGGACGGCCCGACGCACCAGCCTGTGGAGCACCTCGCCTCGCTGCGTGCCATTCCGGGCCTCAACGTCGTCCGTCCCGCGGACGCGAACGAGACGGCGATCGCCTGGCGCGAGATCCTCAAGCGCTACACCAAGGAGTTCGGCAAGGGCGCCCCGCACGGCCTCGCGCTGACCCGCCAGGGTGTGCCCACCTACGAGGCGAACGAGGACGCCGCCAAGGGCGGCTACGTGCTCTTCGACGCCGAGGGCGGCGAAGCCCAGGTCGTGCTCATCGGCACCGGCTCCGAGGTCCAGCTGGCTGTGGAGGCGCGCGAGCAGCTCCAGGCCGCCGGAGTCCCGACCCGGGTTGTCTCGATGCCGTCGGTCGAATGGTTCGAGGAGCAGGACCAGGGGTACCGGGACTCGGTACTGCCGCCGTCCGTGAAGGCGCGGGTGGCTGTCGAGGCCGGTATCGCCCTGACCTGGCACCGCTTCACGGGTGACGCGGGACGCATCGTGTCGCTGGAGCACTTCGGCGCGTCCGCCGACGCCAAGGTCCTCTTCCGCGAGTTCGGTTTCACGGCCGAAGCGGTCGTGGCGGCGGCCCGGGAATCTCTCGAAGCCGCAGCACGCTGA
- the tal gene encoding transaldolase, with the protein MTDALKRLSDEGVAIWLDDLSRKRITSGNLAELIDQQHVVGVTTNPSIFQKAISQGDGYDQQLSDLAARSVTVEEAIRMITTADVRDAADILRPVFDSTDGQDGRVSIEVDPRLAHNTKATVAEAKQLAWLVDRPNTLIKIPATEAGLPAITETIGRGISVNITLIFSLERYRLVMDAYLAGLEKAKAAGLDLSKIHSVASFFVSRVDTEIDKRLDALGTDEAKAAKGKAAVANARLAYEAYEEVFSSSRWAALDKARANKQRPLWASTGVKDPAYRDTMYVADLVAPNTVNTMPEATLDATADHGEITGNAVSGSYEQARADLAAIEKLGISYDDVVQVLEDEGVEKFEAAWTDLLKSTEAELKRLAPSEG; encoded by the coding sequence ATGACAGACGCACTCAAGCGCCTCTCCGACGAAGGCGTCGCGATCTGGCTCGACGACCTTTCGCGCAAGCGCATCACATCCGGCAACCTGGCCGAGCTGATCGACCAGCAGCACGTGGTCGGTGTCACCACCAACCCGTCGATCTTCCAGAAGGCGATCTCGCAGGGCGATGGTTACGACCAGCAGCTCTCCGACCTCGCGGCCCGCAGCGTCACCGTCGAGGAAGCCATCCGGATGATCACGACGGCGGATGTTCGCGACGCCGCCGACATCCTCCGGCCGGTCTTCGACTCGACGGACGGTCAGGACGGCCGGGTCTCCATCGAGGTCGACCCCCGCCTCGCCCACAACACCAAGGCCACGGTCGCCGAGGCCAAGCAGCTGGCCTGGCTGGTCGACCGCCCGAACACGCTCATCAAGATCCCGGCGACCGAGGCCGGTCTGCCGGCCATCACCGAGACCATCGGCCGGGGCATCAGCGTCAATATCACGCTGATCTTCTCGCTGGAGCGCTACCGCTTGGTCATGGACGCCTACCTGGCAGGACTCGAGAAGGCCAAGGCCGCGGGCCTGGACCTCTCCAAGATCCACTCGGTTGCCTCCTTCTTCGTGTCCCGGGTGGACACCGAGATCGACAAGCGTCTGGACGCGCTGGGCACCGACGAGGCCAAGGCCGCCAAGGGCAAGGCCGCGGTCGCCAACGCCCGGCTGGCCTACGAGGCGTACGAGGAGGTCTTCTCCTCCAGCCGCTGGGCAGCACTCGACAAGGCGCGCGCCAACAAGCAGCGCCCCCTGTGGGCGTCGACCGGCGTCAAGGACCCGGCGTACCGGGACACCATGTACGTGGCCGACCTGGTCGCGCCCAACACGGTGAACACCATGCCGGAGGCGACGCTCGACGCCACCGCCGACCATGGTGAGATCACCGGCAACGCGGTTTCCGGCAGCTACGAGCAGGCACGCGCCGACCTCGCTGCCATCGAGAAGCTCGGGATCTCGTACGACGACGTCGTACAGGTCCTCGAGGACGAGGGCGTCGAGAAGTTCGAGGCGGCCTGGACCGACCTGCTCAAGTCGACCGAGGCGGAACTCAAGCGCCTCGCCCCTTCGGAGGGCTAA
- a CDS encoding bifunctional 3-phenylpropionate/cinnamic acid dioxygenase ferredoxin subunit, translating into MAFVKACALSELEDDTPKRVEIDSTPVSLVRTEGEVFAINDICSHANVSLSEGEVEDCAIECWLHGSSFDLRTGKPSALPATRPVPVYPVKIEGDDVLVSVTQES; encoded by the coding sequence ATGGCCTTCGTCAAAGCCTGTGCGCTGAGCGAGCTGGAGGACGACACCCCGAAGCGGGTGGAAATCGACTCCACGCCAGTCTCGCTCGTCCGCACCGAGGGCGAGGTGTTCGCGATCAACGACATCTGCTCGCACGCGAACGTCTCCCTCTCGGAGGGGGAGGTCGAGGACTGTGCCATCGAGTGCTGGTTGCACGGTTCCAGCTTCGACCTCCGTACCGGCAAGCCGTCCGCTCTCCCCGCGACGCGCCCCGTCCCCGTTTACCCCGTCAAGATCGAAGGGGACGATGTGCTCGTCTCCGTCACCCAGGAGTCCTGA
- a CDS encoding ABC transporter permease: MSAGTYTPQPGAAPLPRMIAAQTVFETKMMLRNGEQLLLTVIIPSLLLVLFSAVDIVDTGAASAVDFLAPGILALAVMSTAFTGQAIATGFERRYGVLKRLGASPLPRWALMTSKTFSVLVTEILQIVLLTVIAFALGWSPHGSPLAVLLLLVLGTAAFSGLGLLMAGTLRAEATLAAANLVFLLLLVGGGVIVPMDRFPAGIRSVLELLPISALSGGLRDVLQHGAAMPWGDLGILAVWAVAGLGAAARFFRWE; this comes from the coding sequence ATGAGCGCCGGTACGTACACCCCGCAGCCGGGGGCGGCCCCGCTCCCCCGCATGATCGCGGCGCAGACCGTCTTCGAGACGAAGATGATGCTGCGCAACGGCGAACAGCTGCTCCTGACAGTGATCATCCCCTCGCTGCTTCTGGTCCTCTTCTCCGCCGTCGACATCGTCGACACCGGTGCGGCCAGTGCGGTCGACTTCCTGGCCCCGGGCATCCTGGCGCTCGCCGTGATGTCCACCGCCTTCACCGGCCAGGCCATCGCCACCGGCTTCGAGCGCCGCTACGGCGTGCTCAAGCGGCTCGGCGCATCACCCCTGCCGCGCTGGGCGCTGATGACCTCCAAGACGTTCTCGGTGCTGGTCACCGAGATCCTGCAGATCGTGCTGCTCACCGTGATCGCCTTCGCACTGGGCTGGTCCCCGCACGGCAGTCCGCTCGCCGTCCTGCTGCTGCTCGTCCTCGGCACGGCCGCCTTCTCCGGCCTCGGCCTGCTGATGGCGGGGACACTCAGGGCTGAGGCCACCCTCGCCGCCGCGAACCTGGTCTTCCTGCTGCTGCTCGTCGGCGGCGGCGTGATCGTCCCGATGGACAGGTTCCCCGCCGGGATCCGTTCCGTGCTCGAACTGCTGCCCATCTCCGCGCTCTCCGGCGGACTGCGCGACGTCCTCCAGCACGGCGCCGCCATGCCGTGGGGTGATCTGGGCATCCTGGCGGTCTGGGCGGTGGCGGGCCTGGGCGCGGCTGCCCGCTTCTTCCGCTGGGAGTGA